The following are from one region of the Lytechinus variegatus isolate NC3 chromosome 4, Lvar_3.0, whole genome shotgun sequence genome:
- the LOC121412457 gene encoding uncharacterized protein LOC121412457 produces the protein MGTNIQALLDAATKNDLETIKYQIRQGAKVNGKSLIDGSTALHNAASNGHVDVVKYLISQGARVNEGDNNGSTALHSSATNGHVGVIKYLVSEGAEVNKGDCDGMTALHRAAGNGHVDVIELPISQGAEVNTAREDGRTQLHSAAQNGHLNIIKYLISQGAEVNKRDKDGLTALHIAIKIGNYDITVYLISKGADVNTVCHTAAENGHLDVITYFISKGAEVNTARAGGRTLLHCAAQNGHLNIIEYLISQGAKLNIEDNNGLTALHIAAENGHIDVMQYLINVGANLNAVCNSAAEKGHFHAIYYLISQGAEVNRAREDGQTLLHSAAQSGHLNIIEYLISQGAEVDKSDNYGLTALHIAAENGHIDVIKYLISVGANLNAVCHSAAEKGNLRAISYLISQGAELNRAREDGRTLLHSAALSGYLNIIIYLISQGAEVDKADNHGLTALHIAAENGHIDVIKYLISVGANLNAVCNSAAENGHLRAISYLISQGAEVNRAREDGQTLLHSAAQSGHLNIIEYLISQGAEVDKSDNYGLTALHIAAERGHIDVIKYLISVGANLNRVCHTAAEKGNLRAISYLISQGAEVDTGRDGRTLLHSAALSGYLNIIKYLISQGAEVDKADNHGLTALHIAAENGHIDVIKYLISVGANLNAVCNSAAEKGHLRAISYLISQGAEVNRAREDGQTLLHSATQSGYLNIIEYLISQGAEVDKSDNHGLTALHIAAERGHIGVIKYLISVGANLNRVCHTAAEKGNLRAISYLISQGAEVDTARDGRTLLHSAALSGYLNIIKYLISKGAEVDKADNHGLTALHIAAENGLIDVIKYLISVGANLNAVCHSAAEKGHLRAISYLISQGAEVNRAREDGRTLLHSAALSGYLNIIIYLISQGAEVDKADNHGLTALHIAAENGHIDVIKYLISVGANLNAVCNSAAEKGHLRAISYLISQGAEVNRAREDGQTLLHSATQSGHLNIIEYLISQGAEVDKSDNYGLTALHIAAENGHIDVIKYLISVGANLNRVCHTVAEKGNLCAISYLISQGAEVDTARDGRTLLHSAALSGYLNIIKYLISQGAEVDKADNHGLTALHIAAENGHIDVIKYLISVGANLNAVCNSAAEKGHLRAISYLISQGAEVNRAREDGQTLLHSATQSGHLNIIEYLISQGAEVDKSDNYGLTALHIAAERGHIDVIKYLISVGANLNRVCHTVAEKGNLCAISYLISQGAEVDTARDGRTLLHSAALSGYLNIIKYLISQGAEVDKADNHGLTALHIAAENGHIDVIKYLISVGANLNAVCNSAAEKGHLRAISYLISQGAEVNRAREDGQTLLHSATQSGHLNIIEYLISQGAEVDKSDNYGLTALHIAAERGHIDVIKYLISVGANLNRVCHTVAEKGHLCAISYLISQGAEVDTARDGRTLLHSAALSGYLNIIKYLISQGAEVDKADNHGLTALHIAAENGHIDVIKYLISVGANLNAVCNSAAEKGHLRAISYLISQGAEVNRAREDGQTLLHSATQSGHLNIIEYLISQGAEVDKSDNYGLTALHIAAERGHIDVIKYLISVGANLNRVCHTVAEEGNLCAISYLISQGAEVDTARDGRTLLHSAALSGYLNIIKYLISKGAEVDKSDNHGLTALHIAAENGHLDVITYLISVGANLNAVCHSAAEKGHLRAISYLISQGADVNRAREDGRTLLHRAAQSGHLNIIEYLITQGAEVDKSDNHGLTALHIAAENGHIDVIKYLISVGANLNAVCHSAAEKGHLRAISYLINQGAEVNTAREDGRLFLHSAAQSGRLNLIEYLIGQGAEVDKKDNNGLTALHIAAKSGHIDVIKYLMSVGANLNMLNVCHSAAEKGHLDVISYLISEGAEVNTAREDGRTVLHSAVQSGHLNIIEHLIGQGADVDKSDNYGLTALHIAAESGHRDVITYLISVGANLHAVCHNAAEKGNIGVIFHLISHGAEVNGAREDGQTLLHSATQSGHLNIIEYLISQGAEVDKSDNYGLTALHIAAERGHIDVIKYLISVGANLNRVCHTVAEKGNLCAISYLISQGAEVDTARDGRTLLHSAALSGYLNIIKYLISQGAEVDKADNHGLTALHIAAENGHIHVIKYLISVGANLNAVCYSAAEKGHLRAISYLISQGAEVNRAREDGQTLLHSATQSGHLNIIEYLISQGAEVDKSDNYGLTALHIAAERGHIDVIKYLISVGANLNRVCHTVAEEGNLCAISYLISQGAEVDTARDGRTLLHSAALSGYLNIIKYLISKGAEVDKSDNHGLTALHIAAENGHLDVITYLISVGANLNAVCHSAAEKGHLRAISYLISQGAEVNRAREDGRTLLHRAAQSGHLNIIEYLITQGAEVDKSDNHGLTALHIAAENGHIDVIKYLISVGANLNAVCHSAAEKGHLRAISYLINQGAEVNTAREDGRLFLHSAAQSGRLNLIEYLIGQGAEVDKKDNNGLTALHIAAKSGHIDVIKYLMSVGANLNMLNVCHSAAEKGHLDVISYLISEGAEVNTAREDGRTVLHSAVQSGHLNIIEHLIGQGADVDKSDNYGLTALHIAAESGHRDVITYLISVGANLHAVCHNAAEKGNIGVIFHLISHGAEVNGAREDGQTLLHSATQSGHLNIIEYLISQGAEVDKSDNHGLTALHIAAENGHIDVIKYLNSVGANLNAVCHSAAEKGNLRVISHLISQGVEVNTAREDGRTVLHSAAQSGHLNIIQHLIGQGAVVDKSDNYGLTALQIAAESGHIDVIKYLISVGANLNAVCNSAAEKGHLRAISYLISQGAEVNTAREDGRTLLHSAVQSGHLGVTKHLINQGAEVNIGDNFGLSALHIAAIHGHLDITECLISEGADVNKAQRDKLNTKNESTPIHHAIVNGHTSIIEKLISNRCDLNVQSSDGQTCLHKAIGLCYESKTIQNTDTLRKISSEYYDGRLSPNEALVLYLIENGARLDIKDDAGNLPIQYARDELVRQMILSRLPSMDDVQSVRGKNISKA, from the exons ATGGGAACCAACATACAGGCATTGTTAGATGCTGCAACGAAAAATGATCTTGAAACCATCAAATACCAAATCCGTCAGGGAGCAAAGGTGAATGGAAAAAGTCTGATTGATGGTTCCACTGCATTACATAATGCTGCTAGCAATGGCCACGTTGATGTCGTCAAATATttgatcagtcaaggagctcgggttaatgaaggggataaTAATGGTTCGACTGCATTACATAGCTCCGCTACCAATGGCCATGTTGGGGTCATCAAATATCTGGTCAGTGAaggagctgaggtcaataaaGGGGATTGTGATGGTATGACTGCATTACATAGAGCTGCTGGCAATGGACATGTTGACGTCATTGAATTGCcgatcagtcaaggagctgaagtGAATACAGCAAGAGAAGATGGTCGGACCCAATTACACAGTGCTGCACAGAATGGTCATCTTAACATAATTAAATACCTGAttagtcaaggagctgaggtaAACAAGAGAGATAAAGATGGAttgactgcattacacattgctATTAAAATAGGTAATTATGACATCACCGTATATCTAATCAGTAAAGGAGCTGACGTTAATACTGTATGTCACACCGCAGCAGAGAATGGTCACCTTGATGTCATTACTTACTTCATTAGTAAAGGAGCTGAAGTGAATACAGCAAGAGCAGGTGGTCGGACTCTATTACACTGTGCTGCACAGAATGGTCATCTTAATATCATTGAATACCTAATTAGTCAAGGAGCTAAGTTGAACATAGAAGATAACAATGGCTTGACTGCACTACACATTGCTGCTGAAAATGGTCACATAGACGTCATGCAATATCTAATCAACGTAGGAGCAAACCTTAATGCCGTATGTAATAGTGCTGCTGAGAAGGGCCATTTTCATGCCATTTATTACTtaatcagtcaaggagctgaagtGAACAGAGCAAGAGAAGATGGTCAGACTCTATTACACAGTGCTGCACAGAGTGGTCATCTTAACATCATTGAATACCTAAttagtcaaggagctgaggtggATAAATCAGATAACTATGGCTTGACAGCACTACACATTGCTGCTGAAAATGGTCACATAGACGTCATAAAATATCTAATCAGCGTAGGAGCAAACCTTAATGCCGTATGTCATAGTGCTGCTGAGAAGGGCAATCTTCGTGCCATTTCTTACTtaatcagtcaaggagctgaatTGAACAGAGCAAGAGAAGATGGTCGGACTCTATTACACAGTGCTGCACTGAGTGGTTATCTTAACATCATTATATACCTGATTAGTCAAGGGGCTGAGGTGGATAAAGCAGATAACCATGGCTTGACAGCACTACACATTGCTGCTGAAAATGGTCACATAGACGTCATAAAATATCTAATCAGCGTAGGAGCAAACCTTAATGCCGTATGTAATAGTGCTGCTGAGAATGGCCATCTTCGTGCAATTTCTTACTtaatcagtcaaggagctgaagtGAACAGAGCAAGAGAAGATGGTCAGACTCTATTACACAGTGCTGCACAGAGTGGTCATCTTAACATCATTGAATACCTAAttagtcaaggagctgaggtggATAAATCAGATAACTATGGCTTGACTGCACTACACATTGCTGCTGAACGTGGTCACATAGACGTTATTAAATATCTGATCAGCGTAGGTGCCAACCTTAATAGGGTATGTCACACTGCTGCAGAGAAAGGCAATCTTCGTGCCATTTCTTACTtaatcagtcaaggagctgaagtGGACACAGGAAGAGATGGTCGGACTCTATTACACAGTGCTGCACTGAGTGGTTATCTTAACATCATTAAATACCTGATTAGTCAAGGGGCTGAGGTGGATAAAGCAGATAACCATGGCTTGACAGCACTACACATTGCTGCTGAAAATGGTCACATAGACGTCATAAAATATCTAATCAGCGTAGGAGCAAACCTTAATGCCGTATGTAATAGTGCTGCTGAGAAGGGCCATCTTCGTGCAATTTCTTACTtaatcagtcaaggagctgaagtGAACAGAGCAAGAGAAGATGGTCAGACTCTATTACACAGTGCTACACAGAGTGGTTATCTTAACATCATTGAATACCTAAttagtcaaggagctgaggtggATAAATCAGATAACCATGGCTTGACTGCACTACACATTGCTGCTGAACGTGGTCACATAGGCGTTATTAAATATCTGATCAGCGTAGGTGCCAACCTTAATAGGGTATGTCACACTGCTGCAGAGAAAGGCAATCTTCGTGCCATTTCTTACTtaatcagtcaaggagctgaagtGGACACAGCAAGAGATGGTCGGACTCTATTACACAGTGCTGCACTGAGTGGTTATCTTAACATCATTAAATACCTGATTAGTAAAGGGGCTGAGGTGGATAAAGCAGACAACCATGGCTTGACAGCACTACACATTGCTGCTGAAAATGGTCTTATAGACGTCATAAAATATCTAATCAGCGTAGGAGCAAACCTTAATGCCGTATGTCATAGTGCTGCTGAGAAGGGCCATCTTCGTGCCATTTCTTACTtaatcagtcaaggagctgaagtGAACAGAGCAAGAGAAGATGGTCGGACTCTATTACACAGTGCTGCACTGAGTGGTTATCTTAACATCATTATATACCTGATTAGTCAAGGGGCTGAGGTGGATAAAGCAGATAACCATGGCTTGACAGCACTACACATTGCTGCTGAAAATGGTCACATAGACGTCATAAAATATCTAATCAGCGTAGGAGCAAACCTTAATGCCGTATGTAATAGTGCTGCTGAGAAGGGCCATCTTCGTGCAATTTCTTACTtaatcagtcaaggagctgaagtGAACAGAGCAAGAGAAGATGGTCAGACTCTATTACACAGTGCTACACAGAGTGGTCATCTTAACATCATTGAATACCTAAttagtcaaggagctgaggtggATAAATCAGATAACTATGGCTTGACTGCACTACACATTGCTGCTGAAAATGGTCACATAGACGTCATAAAATATCTAATCAGCGTAGGAGCAAACCTTAATAGGGTATGTCACACTGTTGCAGAGAAAGGCAATCTTTGTGCCATTTCTTACTtaatcagtcaaggagctgaagtGGACACAGCAAGAGATGGTCGGACTCTATTACACAGTGCTGCACTGAGTGGTTATCTTAACATCATTAAATACCTGATTAGTCAAGGGGCTGAGGTGGATAAAGCAGATAACCATGGTTTGACAGCACTACACATTGCTGCTGAAAATGGTCACATAGACGTCATAAAATATCTAATCAGCGTAGGAGCAAACCTTAATGCCGTATGTAATAGTGCTGCTGAGAAGGGCCATCTTCGTGCAATTTCTTACTtaatcagtcaaggagctgaagtGAACAGAGCAAGAGAAGATGGTCAGACTCTATTACACAGTGCTACACAGAGTGGTCATCTTAACATCATTGAATACCTAAttagtcaaggagctgaggtggATAAATCAGATAACTATGGCTTGACTGCACTACACATTGCTGCTGAACGTGGTCACATAGACGTTATTAAATATCTGATCAGCGTAGGTGCCAACCTTAATAGGGTATGTCACACTGTTGCAGAGAAAGGCAATCTTTGTGCCATTTCTTACTtaatcagtcaaggagctgaagtGGACACAGCAAGAGATGGTCGGACTCTATTACACAGTGCTGCACTGAGTGGTTATCTTAACATCATTAAATACCTGATTAGTCAAGGGGCTGAGGTGGATAAAGCAGATAACCATGGTTTGACAGCACTACACATTGCTGCTGAAAATGGTCACATAGACGTCATAAAATATCTAATCAGCGTAGGAGCAAACCTTAATGCCGTATGTAATAGTGCTGCTGAGAAGGGCCATCTTCGTGCAATTTCTTACTtaatcagtcaaggagctgaagtGAACAGAGCAAGAGAAGATGGTCAGACTCTATTACACAGTGCTACACAGAGTGGTCATCTTAACATCATTGAATACCTAAttagtcaaggagctgaggtggATAAATCAGATAACTATGGCTTGACTGCACTACACATTGCTGCTGAACGTGGTCACATAGACGTTATTAAATATCTGATCAGCGTAGGTGCCAACCTTAATAGGGTATGTCACACTGTTGCAGAGAAAGGCCATCTTTGTGCCATTTCTTACTtaatcagtcaaggagctgaagtGGACACAGCAAGAGATGGTCGGACTCTATTACACAGTGCTGCACTGAGTGGTTATCTTAACATCATTAAATACCTGATTAGTCAAGGGGCTGAGGTGGATAAAGCAGATAACCATGGTTTGACAGCACTACACATTGCTGCTGAAAATGGTCACATAGACGTCATAAAATATCTAATCAGCGTAGGAGCAAACCTTAATGCCGTATGTAATAGTGCTGCTGAGAAGGGCCATCTTCGTGCAATTTCTTACTtaatcagtcaaggagctgaagtGAACAGAGCAAGAGAAGATGGTCAGACTCTATTACACAGTGCTACACAGAGTGGTCATCTTAACATCATTGAATACCTAAttagtcaaggagctgaggtggATAAATCAGATAACTATGGCTTGACTGCACTACACATTGCTGCTGAACGTGGTCACATAGACGTTATTAAATATCTGATCAGCGTAGGTGCCAACCTTAATAGGGTATGTCACACTGTTGCAGAGGAAGGCAATCTTTGTGCCATTTCTTACTtaatcagtcaaggagctgaagtGGACACAGCAAGAGATGGTCGGACTCTATTACACAGTGCTGCACTGAGTGGTTATCTTAACATCATTAAATACCTGATTAGTAAAGGGGCCGAGGTGGATAAATCAGATAATCATGGCTTGACAGCACTACACATTGCTGCTGAAAATGGTCATCTAGACGTCATAACATATCTAATCAGCGTAGGAGCAAACCTTAATGCCGTATGTCATAGTGCTGCTGAGAAGGGCCATCTTCGTGCCATTTCTTACTtaatcagtcaaggagctgatgtGAACAGAGCAAGAGAAGATGGTCGGACTCTATTACACCGTGCTGCACAGAGTGGTCATCTTAACATCATTGAATACCTGATTACTCAAGGGGCTGAGGTGGATAAATCAGATAACCATGGCTTGACTGCACTACACATTGCTGCTGAAAATGGTCACATAGACGTCATAAAATATCTAATTAGCGTAGGAGCAAACCTTAATGCCGTATGTCATAGTGCTGCTGAGAAGGGCCATCTTCGCGCTATTTCTTACTTGATCAATCAAGGAGCTGAAGTGAACACAGCAAGAGAAGATGGTCGGCTTTTTTTACACAGTGCTGCACAGAGTGGTCGTCTTAACCTCATTGAATACTTAATTGGTCAAGGAGCTGAAGTCGATAAAAAAGATAACAATGGCTTGACTGCACTACACATTGCTGCTAAAAGTGGGCACATAGACGTCATTAAATATCTAATGAGCGTAGGAGCCAACCTTAACATGCTCAATGTATGTCATAGTGCTGCTGAGAAGGGCCATCTTGATGTCATTTCTTACTTGATCAGCGAAGGAGCTGAAGTAAACACAGCAAGAGAAGATGGCCGGACTGTTTTACACAGTGCTGTACAGAGTGGTCATCTTAACATCATTGAACACCTGATTGGTCAAGGAGCCGATGTGGATAAGTCAGATAACTATGGCTTGACTGCACTACACATTGCTGCTGAAAGTGGTCACAGAGACGTCATTACATATCTTATCAGCGTTGGAGCAAACTTGCATGCCGTATGTCACAATGCTGCTGAGAAGGGCAATATTGGTGTCATTTTTCACTTGATCAGTCATGGAGCTGAAGTGAACGGAGCAAGAGAAGATGGTCAGACTCTATTACACAGTGCTACACAGAGTGGTCATCTTAACATCATTGAATACCTAAttagtcaaggagctgaggtggATAAATCAGATAACTATGGCTTGACTGCACTACACATTGCTGCTGAACGTGGTCACATAGACGTTATTAAATATCTGATCAGCGTAGGTGCCAACCTTAATAGGGTATGTCACACTGTTGCAGAGAAAGGCAATCTTTGTGCCATTTCTTACTtaatcagtcaaggagctgaagtGGACACAGCAAGAGATGGTCGGACTCTATTACACAGTGCTGCACTGAGTGGTTATCTTAACATCATTAAATACCTGATTAGTCAAGGGGCTGAGGTGGATAAAGCAGATAACCATGGTTTGACAGCACTACACATTGCTGCTGAAAATGGTCACATACACGTCATAAAATATCTAATCAGCGTAGGAGCAAACCTTAATGCCGTATGTTATAGTGCTGCTGAGAAGGGCCATCTTCGTGCAATTTCTTACTtaatcagtcaaggagctgaagtGAACAGAGCAAGAGAAGATGGTCAGACTCTATTACACAGTGCTACACAGAGTGGTCATCTTAACATCATTGAATACCTAAttagtcaaggagctgaggtggATAAATCAGATAACTATGGCTTGACTGCACTACACATTGCTGCTGAACGTGGTCACATAGACGTTATTAAATATCTGATCAGCGTAGGTGCCAACCTTAATAGGGTATGTCACACTGTTGCAGAGGAAGGCAATCTTTGTGCCATTTCTTACTtaatcagtcaaggagctgaagtGGACACAGCAAGAGATGGTCGGACTCTATTACACAGTGCTGCACTGAGTGGTTATCTTAACATCATTAAATACCTGATTAGTAAAGGGGCCGAGGTGGATAAATCAGATAATCATGGCTTGACAGCACTACACATTGCTGCTGAAAATGGTCATCTAGACGTCATAACATATCTAATCAGCGTAGGAGCAAACCTTAATGCCGTATGTCATAGTGCTGCTGAGAAGGGCCATCTTCGTGCCATTTCTTACTtaatcagtcaaggagctgaagtGAACAGAGCAAGAGAAGATGGTCGGACTCTATTACACCGTGCTGCACAGAGTGGTCATCTTAACATCATTGAATACCTGATTACTCAAGGGGCTGAGGTGGATAAATCAGATAACCATGGCTTGACTGCACTACACATTGCTGCTGAAAATGGTCACATAGACGTCATAAAATATCTAATTAGCGTAGGAGCAAACCTTAATGCCGTATGTCATAGTGCTGCTGAGAAGGGCCATCTTCGCGCTATTTCTTACTTGATCAATCAAGGAGCTGAAGTGAACACAGCAAGAGAAGATGGTCGGCTTTTTTTACACAGTGCTGCACAGAGTGGTCGTCTTAACCTCATTGAATACTTAATTGGTCAAGGAGCTGAAGTCGATAAAAAAGATAACAATGGCTTGACTGCACTACACATTGCTGCTAAAAGTGGGCACATAGACGTCATTAAATATCTAATGAGCGTAGGAGCCAACCTTAACATGCTCAATGTATGTCATAGTGCTGCTGAGAAGGGCCATCTTGATGTCATTTCTTACTTGATCAGCGAAGGAGCTGAAGTAAACACAGCAAGAGAAGATGGCCGGACTGTTTTACACAGTGCTGTACAGAGTGGTCATCTTAACATCATTGAACACCTGATTGGTCAAGGAGCCGATGTGGATAAGTCAGATAACTATGGCTTGACTGCACTACACATTGCTGCTGAAAGTGGTCACAGAGACGTCATTACATATCTTATCAGCGTTGGAGCAAACTTGCATGCCGTATGTCACAATGCTGCTGAGAAGGGCAATATTGGTGTCATTTTTCACTTGATCAGTCATGGAGCTGAAGTGAACGGAGCAAGAGAAGATGGTCAGACTCTATTACACAGTGCTACACAGAGTGGTCATCTTAACATCATTGAATACCTAAttagtcaaggagctgaggtggATAAATCAGATAACCATGGCTTGACTGCACTACACATTGCTGCTGAAAATGGTCACATAGACGTCATTAAATATCTAAACAGCGTAGGAGCAAACCTGAATGCCGTATGTCATAGTGCTGCTGAGAAGGGAAATCTACGTGTCATTTCTCACTTGATCAGTCAAGGAGTCGAAGTGAACACAGCAAGAGAAGATGGCCGGACTGTTTTACACAGTGCTGCACAGAGTGGTCATCTAAACATCATTCAACACCTGATTGGTCAAGGAGCTGTGGTGGATAAGTCTGATAACTATGGCTTGACTGCACTACAAATTGCTGCCGAAAGTGGTCACATAGATGTCATTAAATATCTAATTAGCGTAGGAGCAAACCTGAATGCCGTATGTAATAGTGCTGCTGAGAAGGGCCATCTTCGTGCCATTTCTTACTtaatcagtcaaggagctgaggtgaacACAGCACGAGAAGATGGTCGGACTCTATTACACAGTGCTGTACAGAGTGGTCATCTTGGAGTCACCAAACACCTGATTAatcaaggagctgaggtgaatatAGGAGACAACTTTGGTTTGTCTGCATTGCACATTGCCGCTATCCATGGTCATCTTGATATTACTGAGTGTCTGATCAGTGAGGGTGCAGACGTAAATAAGGCCCAGCGAGACAAGTTGAATACCAAG AATGAATCAACGCCCATCCATCATGCTATAGTAAATGGACATACATCCATCATCGAGAAGTTAATTTCTAATAGATGTGATCTTAATGTGCAGTCTTCTGATGGCCAAACCTGTCTCCATAAAGCCATCGGATTATGCTACGAGAGCAAGACCATACAAAACACTGATACGCTCAGAAAG ATATCTTCCGAGTACTACGATGGTAGGTTATCTCCTAATGAGGCATTGGTGTTGTATCTCATTGAGAATGGCGCCAGACTAGATATAAAGGACGATGCAGGCAACCTGCCGATCCAGTACGCCAGGGATGAACTAGTCAGACAGATGATTTTGTCAAG ATTACCTTCAATGGATGATGTGCAGTCTGTTAGAGGTAAGAACATTTCTAAAGCATAA